DNA sequence from the Lodderomyces elongisporus chromosome 5, complete sequence genome:
CCTTAAATCAACCAATGCCTGGATAGATGTGACATCGATTTGTGACACAGTGGAAAAGTCAAAGTGCACAATCCTCAAAACTGGACGAGTGTCTGATTCATGCTTCTCTGGAACATTGTATTTCCTCAAGAATGGCAAGTTCCATTTCAATGGACCTGGATCATTCCATGGTCTTGATCCAGTATCGTTACTGCTGTATGGCTTTGCCCTCTTTGTAAGTCTCTTTGCTTCATCGGAAACAATATCAATTTGTCGCGAGGCATTAGGATATGTAAATGATTCAAGTGGTTTGTAAACAAGGACACCAGGTGGGGGTGGTGTGATGTTGATGtgtttgttgatgtttttcttgttcaatGGAACCCAACGGGTATGGAACTTGATATGTGGGTTGGTCTTTTGCAATGCAAATGTAGAAGTCTTATCCTGTGTTTGTGCGTTAAAGGCTCCATTCtccttattcttcttttcatcgGTGGATCTATAGTTTGAGTTTCCAGACAAGACTTGGTGAATCTCAATGTCTGAAGAGTTTTCGGATGATTGCTCATACTCTGATAATGCAGCTTGTTCGATAACTGGGTTAACAACTTCGGCAACTTGCACTTTACCCAAAAATAAACCAGTTGGCAAAGCAATTCTCCATAACAAAACCACAAGGGATGCAGCAATGGCAAAGTAGATACCTGCCTCAATGGTAACAAACACAGTTAAAATCACAGCAATCAAAAAGATTCCACAGTCGAGTGGACTAATTCTCCAAAAAGACCACGTGACCTTGTAGTTGGCCAAAAGATCAGACACCGCGTGGATAATCACAGCAGACAAAACAGCTTTTGGAATGTAGAAAAAACTTGAAGTGAATGCGTACAAAGCCAACAACACAACAGCACCAGTAAAGATACCAGCCAATGGGGTTCTTACACCACACTTGGCTTTCAAAGCGGATCTGGAAAAGGAACCAGTGGCTGGGTAAGCATTGAAAAAAGTACCAATCAAGTTATTAACACCAATGGCAATAACTTCTTGATCAGGAACAACCTTATAGTCGTTGACTCTTCCGAAAGATTTCGAAATGGCAATATGCTCCAATAACAAGATAACAGTCGAGACAGGAATCTCAGATGCCATAGCACCAACAATACCATCAGGAATGGTCATAACACCAACGTGTCTCAACCCACTAGGAACCTCACCAATAGTCTTGATGGAACctttgaaatttttaatGTCGCCCTTGTAAGCAATTTTTTCAGGATGCACAATACCCCATGTGATTGCAGTGGCAACAATAATCACCACGGCGTTTCTCAACTGttggaaataaaagaaccACATCTTGTACCTTGGCCATCTCTTTTGTGCCCAATCAGTACCGAATTTCCAAACATACAAGATAAACAAACAGACCAAGCCAAATGCGGCATCAACAGTAGAGTGTGGCAAATTCTTCAATGTGTTGATAATCACCATATAAGTCGAGTCTCTTGTGTTGACCAAACTATTGTATCCCATCAACGCAGGCACCTGACCAGCAATAATGTTGAAGGCAGAACCGGTCATGAATCCCATAACAGCTGGAATGGAGATGAACTCCAAGATGAAACCCAATCTCAAAAGACCAATACCGGTGGCAATACCACCACAAATCAAAGCCAAGAATGTGGCAATTTCAGGTGCTGCATATTGATCACCAAATTTACTTTGCACATGAGCAATAACTTTACCAACTTGCATAGACATAACGGCAACAGGACCAATGGAAACATCTTTACTGGTGGCAAAAAAGGAGTATATAAACACACCAACAAACGAAGAGTATAAACCATATTGTGGTTCTAAACCAGCCAACTGAGCATACGACATTGATTGTGGAACCAACACAACACCAACAGTGATACCGGCAACCAAGTCACCGTATAGCCATTTGTAATTGTAATGCAAGATCCACTGAGCAATAGGGAAAAGCGAAATCAAATAGTGTTTGATAAACTGAAGTGGGTGGGCAAACACATGTTCCAACCATTCCTTAACTGtgacttcttcttcgtcataTGCTGGGACATAATAGTTGGAGTGTCCAGCAACATTTTCTGGGTGGTATTCTTGAGATGGTCGCTTAACAGAGTGTGCCTCATTGGAAAACTCTGGATATATTTCAGGCACATTTGACTCTGGCCCATTTTGTGAAGTGATGGACTTCACAGCATGAATGAACTCAGACATGATTATTAGTTATTTCTTGTGGATGTTTTTCCTAaagataagaaaaaaaaataaaagtaaaggATTTTAAAAATCTGGGGATGAAGGATTGGAGAATTGGACCTTAATTTATATTGGATGAAAATAGTTTCTCACAAACGAAACAATGTATCcgtttttatttgtttaattacttttttttcaatattggAATTAGCCCTGTGATTGTTGCAGAATTACGATGAACTTCTTAATTAACTGCACGCCTGACGATGATAATTAGTCAAGTTCTAATCTCCTTGctattgtttttcaaagaattagaaaaaaaaaatgtgggaagcaaagaagaagacaaataaaaaacaacaacaaaagaacgAATAATGTGTATCAGTGTCTATATGGGCGtgataattttttaatttatttaaatTATGCCCTGCTTTTGTTGAAGTGTGGATTTGAAATTTAATGTATTTCCAAATAATCAAACAAGATGCAAATCGATATTAATGCAGCAAatcaaataataataaggTGAACGCCTGGAGCTCGTAACGATGGATATGCCTGTTGATTTGTCCTTTTAtttcgttttcttttcttttcttttcctttctattttttttaacccCTGACACAGTGTGTTTGGGAAGTTATTGGGTCAAAGGAAGGTGTGATGGAAATGTGGATGCGTTTCGTTGatatatgtttttttttgcagccTTTTCAAGTGCTTGTTTTCACGATCTTTTCTtgtatattcttttttggctGGTTCAAACTATTATCTTGTtagaacaacaacgaccAAACGAATAGAAAAAGGATATATCAATGATATTTATGTGTATTGAAGACCCGGTTCGAAATGAGCAAAActaaatcaaaagaaaaatatacgtctgaaaaagaacaaggcAAATTGCCAAACTAGTTCATCTTTGCTTTGAAattaaatttaaattttcattGCCAATTAATTTAACTTGAAAAGTGTGGCAGTCGATGATACAATATATAGGCTGCGAAAAACCACAATTTGTCAACATCACGTGATGTGGtgaacattttttttctattgaTTATATCGACGCAACACAATTCATAATAGGCGCTCTCAGCATTCTTACTAATCAGTTGCTTTCATAACCCATGACTTTCACATCGCTGAGGTCCGATATAGGGACTAGCTTGGGAGGCTAATGtagtgtgttttttttttcgcatGAGTTCAAGAGTTTCtatttcattattttcttttcttctcaattttaatttttcacaatttttttggtttggttaTGCAAACTGCAAAGTTTGACCTTACCTTCAcattaaaaaatttgatccttttaattttttcaatattacTCTATTCTTccccattttttttccccaaTTTTGGTTTCCTGTTTGATAAAAGAAGATCTTACTTCTCCGCCTTTTGATACAAATcgtttttatttgtttagttTGAAAGATGACGCCTCAGAAACTGTGTATCTGCAGTGGTTTATTCATAATTCATGGTCTTTGCCCCATATATCTTTGtagattttattttccaaactTGTAGCCACTTTCCTCAAagccttttctttctttttatttttttctgttttatttttattattattattattttcttttgctttgtgAAGTCTTACGtcacttttaatttttggttgcaaTTTCGCAGAAATTCGCAGGAAGGTACGTATGAGTGTATGATTAGGTGTATGTGCctgattttttcttttctcaagaaaaaaaaattatagagaaaaatataagaacaagaaatataaaatttGTTAATTCTCAAGAAAATTATTTTGAACCAATTGTAAATTCAAAGTGCCAATGATGACATGATTAGTGGAGAAAGCTTAATTATAATGATTTCTCAACTACTGCTACAAgatgcaatttttttttttcaataagtAACCAGTCGCGTGAACTGGCAATAGACCACATGAATTGTAGAGAAGAAAATTgtgttttcatttccttctttttctatataCATCCAAAGCCTTTCTCGACAAGCATTGAAAAatactgaaaaaaaaggaaatttaCCTAAAAGtttacaagaagaagataaaagagaaaggcACGacgttctttttctttttcctcttatttttatgttcttcttgttcctATTCCCTTTTAATATTAACTAAAATTATTGTCTATTCTcaaatttatcaaatttATCAACTTTATCTAAATACCTTAAGCTGCTGTAACATTTCCGGCTTTCAAATTCTCGGCTTCAATTTCGTCAACCATTTGTCTATATTTCCGCTGACTATAACATTGCTCCAAGAAAATCTTGTACTTACCATCCAACAATTTTCTGTCTGGATCATTCTTGGGTCTAGGATTGATAACCTTACCTGGTCCAGTCATTTGTGTCATGGTTTTCCACAACAAGGCACCGGGATTACTCTTGTCCAATTCACTAGGTTTCTTTGTACTTGACAATGGTTTGATTCCCATACTAGCCAACTTCTTGGACAAACTCTTTTGCGTGTCTTGCTTGGAGCCAAAAGACAATtttccttcatcttctgAATCATCCTCGCTTTCTACTGCagattgtttttgttgttgaacaGGCTGGTTAAAGTAATCAACATTGCCATCGCCGCCTTGTAAACCGGAATGTTGGTGTGAGTATGCAATTCTGGCCAAGTCGATTGCCGAAGTTGCAGTTGGTGCAGTATATGGCGATGGTGGAATTATATCGCCACTCTCTGCGCCagcattttgcaaattcaactcagactttttcttcaacactTTTGATCTGCTACAGTTTTCACGGTCTTGACTGTACTCTTCAACAGAATCTGCACTAGCAACAGCACCAAGGATAGCTGAACCAAACACGACTGCAGCATCAATATATCTTGGAATAACAATTGGTAAACCAGTACAGTCAGCCAATAATCTCATCAACAATCCATTACGGCACTGGCCACCACTCATAAAGATACAATAGATCTTGTGACCTGCTTCTTCCATATGCTCAACAATCTGTCTCGTTTGCTGTGCAATAAACTCACAAGCACCGAAATAGTTAATTGCAAGATCACCAAGTGAATTATCCAATGACTCACCAATTATACTGGCCTTCATGTTTGGATCAGCTATTGGGGACCTGTTTCCGTGGAAATCACCataaaagaacaagtgCTTGGCAAGGGATACAACCGACCTCTCCTTTTTGTCCCTAACCATATGCTCCAATGTAGAGTTCAAATAGTCAAATTTAGAAATGTTTGATTGGTCAGCCAATCTCAACAACTCTTGATTGGCTGGGTGAATACTCAACACATGTGCCAACAATTGACCAGTAATTGATTGACCACCTTCGGCTAACCAGTAACCTTCAGCCATGACATTTTTGTATGGACCCCAAACACCTTTAACAAAGCATGGCTCTTTGGTCATGGCAATATGACAAGTCGAGGTACCGGCAACGGCAGCTAATCTACCACAAGAGTCACCAATCGTACCATCGGTTCTCTCGTCAAGCAAGGCTGGAACATCGGCCTTGGCGGCGACTGTTCCGACCCAACCAGCGTAAGCGTCAATGACTGGAGAACCAACAATACATTCAGTCGATAATCCCAATTCCTCTGCAGCTTTTTCGGTTAATTTTCCAACATTGTCACCTGCGGTCAAATATGTACCATTTTTACCAGGAATACCACCAAGTCTTTCGAAatcattttcaacaagttCTGGCATATCAATTGATAACAAAAATGGCTCAGACCATCCGGTTTCAGAACCATCGACACCAAGAGGAACAAAACCTTGCTTACAGACAACTGAACAGTAAGATCTTGTCTCCTTGCTAGTAGCCTTGTGTACTAAATAATCGGCCAAGTCGTAAAATTTACAATCCTTGATTCCGCCTGGCTTGTGGTGTTTCAACCATTTCATCTTGGGCAACTCCATCTCAATTGACATTTGGCCACCAACATACTTGAGACACTTGTCACCAGTAGCGTTAATAGCCTTGGTCTCTTCCTCGGCTCTGTGGTCCATCCACAAGATGATATTCTCGGTGTTATCGCTCCAGTCTGGACCCACGGATTCGGGCTCATCAGTAGATTGAGACACAGCCACCAATGAACAAGTGGCATCGAAACCGATACCAAAGACATGGTGTGGGTCTACGCCAGAGTCTCTAAGACAGCTCTTGACACAGAAACAAATGGCGTTCCATATTTCAGTCGAGTTTTGAGTAATAAAGTTGGCTTTCAATTCGTGTCTTGAGATTGGTTTTTCAGAAAGCCCCAAAATAATACCATTGGTATCAATAAGACATGCTCTTGCAGAACCGGTACCtacatcaacaccaacataGTAAATATCAGGTTGAGCAGGGGGCAATTGTGCGAAAAAAGACGATTGTCTCCTATTTGCGAGACTAATGTTTGACTTTGAAGCAACCATTGTAAATTATTCTGTTCTATAATAAAGTcttcttaatttttatatcttttatcttttgcaattgaatGTGAATAATGCTGTTATCAATTGAGTAAGGGCTATGGAGGGTAAAGGGGGTGATAGTAATTAAATAGATGattgaagcaaaagaaagatggaAAGTTGGAGCAaaaggggaaaagaaaaggaaagaaagaaaggaaaagaaaagagaaaaaaagacttCTATATGAATGTAgctcttttaatttttaattttttggaaaGTTGTTGAAATATATTAGTTGCGGTGTATCTATCTATCTTTCTATCtttctacttttctttctctttctctctctctttctctctctatttaGGGTGCACATTAAGTCCGGTTATGTGGGGTTTGGTCATAGTTTCGGAGGAACATAAGCAACGGAGCAACTATGACGGAGCCAATTTTTGTGCGCTCACTATCTTTCACAACAATTTTTgctaatttatttttttatacttCTCTAAGAGCAAGTTGGGTGCCGCTAAAGAGAATAGTAACATcgaattgaaaagaatcGGCTATTAAGCAATGGTTACTCTGATACACTTAGTCAGGTAATCGCCGACCATAGTAGAAACAACATGCTTTAATAATAACATGCTAAGATACAAAATACACAACTTCTAATGTCTCTTTGAAATTAACTCCTTACAATTTCCAATCGTcatctttat
Encoded proteins:
- the SUL2 gene encoding Sulfate permease 2 gives rise to the protein MSEFIHAVKSITSQNGPESNVPEIYPEFSNEAHSVKRPSQEYHPENVAGHSNYYVPAYDEEEVTVKEWLEHVFAHPLQFIKHYLISLFPIAQWILHYNYKWLYGDLVAGITVGVVLVPQSMSYAQLAGLEPQYGLYSSFVGVFIYSFFATSKDVSIGPVAVMSMQVGKVIAHVQSKFGDQYAAPEIATFLALICGGIATGIGLLRLGFILEFISIPAVMGFMTGSAFNIIAGQVPALMGYNSLVNTRDSTYMVIINTLKNLPHSTVDAAFGLVCLFILYVWKFGTDWAQKRWPRYKMWFFYFQQLRNAVVIIVATAITWGIVHPEKIAYKGDIKNFKGSIKTIGEVPSGLRHVGVMTIPDGIVGAMASEIPVSTVILLLEHIAISKSFGRVNDYKVVPDQEVIAIGVNNLIGTFFNAYPATGSFSRSALKAKCGVRTPLAGIFTGAVVLLALYAFTSSFFYIPKAVLSAVIIHAVSDLLANYKVTWSFWRISPLDCGIFLIAVILTVFVTIEAGIYFAIAASLVVLLWRIALPTGLFLGKVQVAEVVNPVIEQAALSEYEQSSENSSDIEIHQVLSGNSNYRSTDEKKNKENGAFNAQTQDKTSTFALQKTNPHIKFHTRWVPLNKKNINKHINITPPPPGVLVYKPLESFTYPNASRQIDIVSDEAKRLTKRAKPYSSNDTGSRPWNDPGPLKWNLPFLRKYNVPEKHESDTRPVLRIVHFDFSTVSQIDVTSIQALVDLRKALNAYADREVEFHFSGILSPWIRRGLLNAGFGTYEDGLTSSNNYVGIAAGYEDLEEGIDEQYLAAVGTNTPFFHLDIPDYQ